From Arcobacter sp. CECT 8986, a single genomic window includes:
- a CDS encoding tetratricopeptide repeat protein, whose amino-acid sequence MNKSNCTIITSSLNNTSRKTKVDDIVSKEQNCLNITYINADTIDSFEANLSKVCKNSASFYNISKKISSFIFSLISVLVIMFAIISASIYEDISKKILFEMPFSWSLNDTVSLFFVALFFIGLVMMPSILDGESSQFKEFLLSWFNKDTRRLKRLSLMLGSLDKKTKVNIYNVDLLTSEHWFWKIVIKAILKRFISVNFYVRNDQVKTVEKRLKKLECLNIYIQKEKNFFEDDSVDVLLSSKEQKLFKLLQLSSSLIIKEDKNRFISLELFEYCGRNFLEDTKANNTQLISGFQNFINRSFDDFCFLKQEKSLQIYLTSNVKVQSLEDEQKRLSYHLRNHIETCVKNFNNPISLLILFYYVKDVVLDEKRYLIILEKFIDTVYEKQHYELIDLYWFDIASLMFDSSNIDDFDMTNNSIYRKLSIDALNKLIFLFERNGHFNQALLIVNYLYEINPNKYAVNLCSLYERMGQFDKAYESLPSSIELSTNKKPTDSQVRYFQRKAWIIVSQRDINKKEEGLESISKLKELLFLHNEDNEPLWLWHYYNIKANYAEWEEDFKLAILNYKKCLSIPTLGAFEYGATFVNMSIAYRLMYQLSEVKNSEIIDKSIKLGSIGISLKSSVGDRDEMPVVLHNQALNILTKQDLDQKKLIEVEDMTNIGIKILKETSSIKRLGMLLIENIISKILSNKNVDDDINKLENHWSSMDENEHKQIINLYKMFSDKYKIEFLETIK is encoded by the coding sequence ATGAACAAAAGTAATTGTACTATTATTACATCTTCATTAAATAATACTTCAAGAAAAACAAAAGTAGATGATATAGTTTCAAAAGAGCAAAATTGTTTAAATATCACATATATAAATGCAGATACGATAGATAGTTTTGAAGCAAATCTTTCTAAAGTTTGTAAAAACTCAGCTTCTTTTTATAATATAAGTAAAAAGATATCTTCTTTTATATTCTCCTTGATTTCTGTACTTGTAATTATGTTTGCAATAATTTCAGCTTCAATATATGAAGATATTTCAAAAAAGATTCTTTTTGAAATGCCTTTTTCATGGAGTTTAAACGATACTGTTTCACTCTTTTTTGTAGCTTTATTTTTTATAGGTTTAGTAATGATGCCTTCAATCTTAGATGGGGAAAGCTCTCAATTTAAGGAGTTTTTACTATCTTGGTTTAATAAAGATACAAGAAGATTAAAAAGATTATCTTTAATGTTAGGTTCACTAGATAAAAAAACAAAAGTAAATATTTATAATGTTGATTTGCTTACAAGTGAACATTGGTTTTGGAAAATAGTTATAAAAGCTATATTAAAAAGATTTATAAGTGTAAATTTTTATGTAAGAAATGACCAAGTAAAAACTGTTGAAAAAAGATTAAAAAAATTAGAGTGTTTAAATATCTATATTCAAAAAGAGAAAAACTTTTTTGAAGATGATAGTGTAGATGTGCTTTTATCAAGTAAAGAGCAAAAACTATTTAAACTATTGCAACTTAGCTCTTCTTTAATAATAAAAGAGGATAAAAATAGATTTATATCTTTAGAGCTATTTGAGTATTGTGGAAGAAACTTTTTAGAAGATACAAAAGCTAATAATACACAGTTAATTTCAGGATTTCAAAACTTTATAAATAGAAGTTTTGATGATTTTTGCTTTTTAAAACAAGAGAAGTCTTTACAAATTTATCTTACTTCTAATGTAAAAGTACAAAGCTTAGAAGATGAACAAAAAAGATTGTCTTACCATCTACGAAATCATATAGAAACTTGCGTAAAAAACTTTAACAATCCAATATCTTTATTGATTCTTTTTTATTATGTAAAAGATGTTGTTTTAGATGAAAAAAGATATTTAATTATCTTAGAAAAGTTTATTGATACAGTATATGAAAAACAGCACTATGAACTAATAGATTTATATTGGTTTGATATTGCAAGTTTGATGTTTGATTCTTCTAATATTGATGATTTTGATATGACAAATAACTCTATTTATAGAAAATTGTCAATAGATGCTTTAAATAAGCTTATTTTCTTATTTGAAAGAAATGGACATTTTAATCAAGCTTTACTAATAGTAAATTATTTATATGAAATAAACCCAAATAAATATGCAGTTAATTTATGTTCATTATATGAAAGAATGGGGCAGTTTGATAAAGCATATGAGAGTTTACCTAGTTCTATTGAATTAAGTACAAATAAAAAGCCAACAGATTCTCAAGTTAGATATTTTCAAAGAAAAGCATGGATTATAGTAAGCCAAAGAGATATAAATAAAAAAGAAGAGGGCTTAGAGTCTATTTCTAAACTAAAAGAGTTGCTGTTTTTACACAATGAAGATAATGAACCTTTATGGTTGTGGCATTATTATAATATAAAAGCAAATTATGCAGAGTGGGAAGAGGATTTTAAACTTGCCATATTAAATTATAAAAAATGTTTATCAATTCCAACTTTAGGAGCATTTGAATATGGAGCTACATTTGTAAATATGTCAATTGCATATAGATTGATGTATCAATTAAGTGAAGTTAAAAATAGTGAGATAATAGATAAATCAATAAAATTAGGCTCAATTGGTATAAGTTTAAAATCTTCTGTTGGAGATAGAGATGAAATGCCTGTTGTTTTACATAATCAAGCACTAAATATATTAACAAAGCAAGATTTAGACCAAAAAAAGCTTATAGAAGTTGAAGATATGACAAACATAGGAATTAAGATACTTAAAGAGACATCATCTATAAAAAGATTGGGAATGTTATTAATTGAAAATATTATTTCAAAAATCTTATCTAATAAAAATGTAGATGATGATATAAATAAATTAGAAAATCATTGGAGTTCTATGGATGAAAATGAACATAAACAGATAATAAATCTATACAAAATGTTTTCAGATAAATATAAAATTGAATTTTTAGAAACTATAAAATAA
- a CDS encoding 3'-5' exonuclease → MPTYVLFDTETTGNQEEDKIIQFGAMIVEQSGKLTCYDELCYSQEPIKIEAMEVHNITPDMIEGKPLATKTEFYKKLIELNNEENYLIAHNINFDLGMIQKEGFENKYQLIDTLRCAKHLFPQMPYHRLQYLRYALELYKVEKQEAEKNDIIIKAHDAIGDVLVMKLFLSKLVKECRKQYPDYNPMEKLAELTKTPVFINTFKFGKYKGKEVIEVAKEDSGYLNWMRSNLDLDEDLKYTLDKVLTSL, encoded by the coding sequence ATGCCAACATACGTACTATTTGACACAGAAACAACAGGAAATCAAGAAGAAGATAAGATTATTCAATTTGGAGCTATGATAGTTGAACAAAGTGGAAAACTAACTTGTTATGATGAGTTATGTTATAGCCAAGAACCAATAAAAATTGAAGCAATGGAAGTTCACAATATAACTCCTGATATGATTGAGGGTAAACCTTTAGCTACAAAAACAGAGTTTTATAAAAAACTTATTGAATTAAATAATGAAGAGAACTATTTAATTGCACATAATATAAATTTTGACTTGGGAATGATTCAAAAAGAAGGGTTTGAAAATAAGTATCAGTTAATTGATACACTAAGATGTGCAAAACATCTTTTCCCTCAAATGCCTTATCATAGATTACAATATTTGAGATATGCATTAGAATTATACAAAGTTGAAAAACAAGAAGCCGAAAAAAATGATATTATTATTAAAGCACATGATGCTATTGGTGATGTTTTAGTAATGAAACTATTTTTATCAAAATTAGTTAAAGAGTGTAGGAAGCAATATCCAGATTATAATCCGATGGAAAAACTTGCAGAACTTACAAAAACACCTGTATTTATCAATACTTTTAAATTTGGTAAATATAAAGGAAAAGAAGTTATTGAAGTTGCAAAAGAGGATTCTGGCTATTTAAATTGGATGCGTTCAAATCTTGATTTGGATGAAGATTTAAAATATACTTTAGATAAAGTACTAACTTCTTTATAA
- the glmS gene encoding methylaspartate mutase subunit S, which produces MKVVTGVVGNDIHVVANRLIEISLQARGFEVFNLGVNTYLEEFIDAVIETNADILLISSLNGEAEGWCRELNILKSKYKSLKDVVFMLGGNLAVGEAKTEDIVPKFKNYGFDLVFHQVDLNTGLDELEKYVKAKK; this is translated from the coding sequence ATGAAAGTAGTAACAGGAGTAGTAGGTAATGATATACACGTTGTTGCAAATCGACTAATCGAAATATCGTTACAAGCAAGAGGGTTTGAAGTATTTAATTTGGGAGTTAATACTTACTTAGAAGAGTTTATAGACGCAGTTATAGAAACAAATGCCGATATATTATTAATATCATCATTAAACGGTGAAGCAGAAGGCTGGTGTAGAGAGCTAAATATCTTAAAGTCTAAATACAAATCTTTAAAAGATGTTGTTTTTATGTTAGGTGGAAACCTAGCAGTGGGAGAAGCAAAGACTGAAGATATCGTTCCAAAGTTTAAAAACTATGGATTTGATTTAGTTTTTCATCAGGTGGATTTAAATACAGGTTTAGATGAATTAGAAAAATATGTTAAGGCAAAAAAATGA
- the rraA gene encoding ribonuclease E activity regulator RraA, with protein sequence MNFFTADICDNHFDKVNVLGADFKSYGGLKKCEGEIITVKLDKHNKDLIKLLRDVNGEGKVVVVDVQMEYYAVVGDKLTKFAYDNKYNGIVINGYVRDTKNLKEFDIAIYAKGTCPRKYHDEKDGQIGCELQIDNVTINNGDYIYIDNDGIVVTKEKLA encoded by the coding sequence ATGAACTTTTTTACAGCTGATATTTGTGACAATCATTTTGATAAGGTAAATGTTTTAGGAGCAGATTTTAAATCATATGGTGGTTTAAAAAAATGCGAAGGTGAGATAATAACTGTAAAGTTAGATAAACACAATAAAGATTTAATAAAATTATTAAGAGATGTAAATGGTGAAGGCAAAGTTGTAGTTGTAGATGTTCAAATGGAATATTATGCAGTTGTAGGGGATAAACTTACAAAATTTGCATATGATAATAAATACAATGGAATTGTAATTAATGGATATGTAAGAGATACAAAAAACTTAAAAGAGTTTGATATTGCTATTTATGCAAAAGGAACATGTCCAAGAAAATATCATGATGAAAAAGATGGACAAATAGGGTGTGAATTACAAATTGATAATGTTACTATAAATAATGGTGATTATATTTATATAGATAATGATGGAATAGTAGTAACAAAGGAGAAGTTAGCATAA
- the ovoA gene encoding 5-histidylcysteine sulfoxide synthase, translating to MNFRADTINLQEGTIEEKREEIKKYFLQTYELDEKLFDLLKDKKSIYKQPNRLRHPLIFYYGHTATFFVNKLMVSKLLSKRVNENLESVFAIGVDEMSWDDLNSSNYSWPEFDEVKKYRDEVKEVVLDIIDNLEFTLPINWDSPMWVILMGIEHENIHIETSSVLLRELNISHFIEEEPFSYCTKYSKQYPQNELVDVKGGEVILQKDRENPIFYGWDNEFSYHKATIKDFKASKYLVSNGEFLEFVKDKGYSKLKYFSKDGLKWLDFTQAKMPTFWIKKDDEYYLRQINNIVPLPLNYPVDINVYEAEAFCKYKSEKLGYEVRLPTEDEYYRLYDYVDAENTDANIGFKYFNQTPVDTYKFGDFYDVKGNVWQWSITPIYPFDDFKTHNAYDDFTTPTFDDRHALMKGGSFISLGNETLKSARYAFRKHFFQHAGFRYVKSDNEYRTKLNDNVYETDELISQYCEFHYGEEFFNVENFPKKSVELLKPYLKDINTNSALDLGCSVGRSTFELAKTFDKVLGIDFSANFINVGVKLKKYDNLTYKVRVEGEIFDDKKVSLDDLGLEDTKEKVEFMQGDACNLKSLYNGYDLIFCSNLIDRLYYPQKFLDDIPNRVNNNGLFVILSPYTWLEEYTPKSNWLGGYYKENKEVKTIQTLKDNLEDRFELVDLIDVLFVIKETSRKFQHTVSQMSIWKKKEN from the coding sequence ATGAATTTTAGAGCAGATACCATAAATTTACAAGAAGGAACTATTGAAGAAAAAAGAGAAGAGATAAAAAAGTATTTTCTTCAAACTTATGAATTAGATGAAAAACTATTTGATTTACTAAAAGATAAAAAATCAATATACAAACAACCAAATAGACTAAGACATCCTTTGATATTTTATTATGGGCATACTGCTACTTTTTTTGTAAATAAACTAATGGTTAGTAAATTACTTTCAAAAAGAGTAAATGAAAATCTTGAATCAGTTTTTGCAATTGGTGTTGATGAGATGAGCTGGGATGATTTAAATAGTAGTAATTATTCGTGGCCAGAGTTTGATGAGGTAAAAAAATATAGAGATGAGGTAAAAGAGGTTGTCTTAGATATTATTGATAATCTAGAGTTTACACTGCCGATAAATTGGGATAGTCCTATGTGGGTTATATTGATGGGAATTGAACATGAAAATATTCATATTGAAACATCTTCTGTACTTTTAAGAGAATTGAATATTTCTCATTTTATAGAAGAAGAACCATTTTCTTACTGTACTAAATATAGTAAACAGTATCCACAAAATGAATTAGTTGATGTAAAAGGTGGAGAAGTTATACTTCAAAAAGATAGAGAAAATCCTATTTTTTATGGTTGGGATAACGAATTTTCTTATCATAAAGCTACTATCAAAGATTTTAAAGCCAGCAAATATCTTGTATCAAATGGAGAATTTTTAGAGTTTGTGAAAGATAAAGGATATTCAAAACTAAAATATTTTTCAAAAGATGGATTGAAATGGCTTGATTTTACACAAGCAAAAATGCCGACATTTTGGATAAAAAAAGATGATGAGTATTATTTAAGACAGATTAATAATATCGTTCCTTTACCTTTAAATTATCCAGTTGATATAAATGTTTATGAAGCAGAGGCTTTTTGTAAATATAAAAGTGAAAAATTAGGTTATGAAGTAAGACTTCCAACAGAAGATGAATATTATAGACTTTATGATTATGTAGATGCAGAAAATACAGATGCAAATATAGGTTTCAAATATTTTAATCAAACACCTGTTGATACATATAAATTTGGCGATTTTTATGATGTAAAAGGAAATGTTTGGCAATGGAGTATTACTCCTATTTATCCTTTTGATGATTTTAAAACACATAATGCATATGATGATTTTACTACTCCAACTTTTGATGATAGACATGCTTTAATGAAAGGCGGTTCTTTTATCTCTTTAGGAAATGAGACTTTAAAAAGTGCAAGATATGCATTTAGAAAACATTTCTTTCAACATGCAGGTTTTAGATATGTAAAATCAGATAATGAATATAGAACAAAATTAAATGATAATGTATATGAAACAGATGAACTAATTTCACAATATTGTGAGTTTCACTATGGAGAAGAGTTCTTTAATGTAGAAAACTTCCCTAAAAAATCTGTTGAATTATTAAAACCATATTTAAAAGATATTAATACAAATAGCGCATTGGATTTAGGATGTTCTGTTGGTAGAAGTACTTTTGAACTGGCAAAAACTTTTGATAAAGTGTTAGGAATTGATTTTAGTGCAAACTTTATAAATGTGGGTGTAAAACTAAAAAAATATGATAACTTAACTTATAAAGTTAGAGTTGAAGGTGAAATATTTGACGATAAAAAAGTGTCATTAGATGATTTGGGACTTGAAGATACTAAAGAAAAAGTAGAGTTTATGCAAGGTGATGCTTGTAATCTAAAAAGCCTATATAATGGTTATGATTTGATTTTTTGTTCAAATTTAATTGATAGATTATATTATCCACAAAAATTCTTAGATGATATTCCTAATAGAGTCAATAATAATGGTTTATTTGTAATACTATCTCCTTATACATGGCTTGAAGAATATACACCAAAAAGTAACTGGTTAGGTGGATATTATAAAGAGAATAAAGAGGTGAAAACTATACAAACACTAAAAGATAATTTAGAAGATAGATTTGAATTAGTTGATTTAATTGATGTTCTATTTGTAATAAAAGAGACATCAAGAAAATTTCAACATACAGTTTCACAAATGAGTATTTGGAAGAAAAAAGAGAATTAA
- a CDS encoding sodium-dependent transporter, with protein sequence MNHFSRIGFILAAAGSAVGLGNIWKFPYITGEYGGGAFVLVYLLAIVFIGLSVFLAEAVIGQNAQADIATAFIKTSKSKNKNWKFSGFMIIAGLIILSFYSVVLGWILNYIITSFGDLPTTTEAAGQAFGDLISKNIAGQIVFHTVIAGTVIFIVLKGIKDGIEKINLILMPLLGLILIGLLIYALTLDSFSDALKYMFTPDFSKINGDALLAALGQAFFTLSLGVGTILTYSASLPKKVNFVKSSVMVAIVDTAIAIIAGLIIFSFLFEAGAKSTGGPGLVFISLPVIFSGWGVLGHIISVAFFIALVFAGITSAVSMIEPSLKFFTDRFSMSRAKATVICGAFFYVFGIIALLSMTGEFKPVLSAFGKNAFDWMDFITSSIMMPLAAIVTCVFLGYFVDKELLRRIFTAHVSETVFNIWYNLIKFLVPIAIIILFLNKLGII encoded by the coding sequence TTGAATCATTTTTCAAGAATAGGTTTTATTTTAGCAGCTGCTGGTTCAGCTGTTGGTTTAGGTAATATTTGGAAGTTTCCATATATTACAGGAGAATATGGTGGGGGAGCTTTTGTTTTAGTATATCTTTTAGCTATTGTTTTTATTGGGTTATCTGTATTTTTAGCAGAAGCAGTAATAGGACAAAATGCACAAGCAGATATAGCTACGGCATTTATTAAAACTTCAAAGTCTAAAAATAAAAACTGGAAGTTCTCTGGTTTTATGATTATTGCTGGTTTAATTATTCTTTCTTTTTACTCAGTTGTATTAGGATGGATTTTAAACTATATTATCACATCATTTGGTGATTTACCAACAACTACTGAAGCAGCTGGACAAGCATTTGGTGATTTAATATCTAAAAATATTGCAGGACAAATAGTATTCCATACAGTTATTGCTGGAACTGTTATTTTTATTGTATTAAAAGGTATTAAAGATGGTATTGAGAAAATAAATCTTATATTAATGCCATTATTAGGTCTAATTTTAATAGGTCTTTTAATCTATGCATTAACTTTAGATAGTTTTTCAGATGCTCTTAAATATATGTTCACACCTGATTTTAGTAAAATAAATGGAGATGCATTACTTGCAGCATTAGGACAAGCATTCTTTACTCTATCTTTAGGAGTTGGTACGATATTAACATACTCTGCTTCACTTCCTAAAAAAGTAAACTTTGTTAAATCTTCAGTAATGGTTGCAATTGTTGATACAGCAATTGCTATTATTGCAGGGTTAATTATCTTCTCATTTTTATTTGAAGCAGGAGCAAAAAGTACTGGTGGACCAGGACTTGTGTTTATCTCTTTACCTGTAATTTTTTCTGGTTGGGGAGTTTTAGGTCATATTATCTCTGTTGCATTCTTTATCGCACTTGTATTTGCAGGTATCACGTCAGCAGTTTCTATGATTGAACCATCACTTAAATTCTTTACAGATAGATTTAGTATGTCAAGAGCAAAAGCAACTGTAATTTGTGGAGCTTTCTTCTATGTATTTGGTATTATTGCTTTACTATCTATGACAGGAGAGTTTAAACCAGTATTAAGTGCTTTTGGTAAAAATGCGTTCGATTGGATGGATTTTATTACTTCATCTATCATGATGCCTTTAGCAGCAATTGTAACTTGTGTATTCTTAGGTTATTTTGTTGATAAAGAGTTATTAAGAAGAATTTTTACAGCACATGTATCAGAAACAGTATTTAATATCTGGTACAACCTAATCAAATTCTTAGTTCCTATTGCTATTATTATTCTATTTTTAAATAAATTAGGAATTATCTAA
- a CDS encoding sensor domain-containing diguanylate cyclase yields the protein MSIETVHNKKDVKNLVKNISLQSQFLNSTIQTYSKWDDAYDFLQGKEPNFKNRNFRNGAEQLKILSMEFLIYTNTDNVIKLCDCVESDTLKTLFHKTEKLFLNKDEANSIIALDKKIYYVVKSSVLKTDHTGKKVGYLYAAKLLNNTISSYTNTSFQFINLVNKEIDSPDGVIKLNNMKVKYKTLEDNSFIENYLELRDEEDKYITTLKVSNYRDYIVQGKETTFIFNIIIAIVLAIIFYLSYRYQIITKNYTEKLERDVQRRTKELKQSNKELHELAYKDFLTKIDNRRSFFIKVQKLLKDTIFRRDLVHIVMIDVDNFKQINDKYTHDIGDIVLKKFASILEKHISHNDLCARIGGEEFVIAFSDISTDEVIKKVEAIRKETEQTKIILDKDRFFNFTASFGISDNKDTNNIDKILHKADSYLYEVKRNGKNHIRYR from the coding sequence ATGTCTATTGAAACAGTACATAATAAAAAAGATGTTAAAAATTTAGTAAAAAATATAAGCCTTCAATCTCAATTTTTAAACTCAACTATTCAAACTTACAGTAAATGGGATGATGCATACGACTTCTTACAAGGTAAAGAGCCAAACTTTAAAAATAGAAACTTTAGAAATGGCGCAGAACAATTAAAAATATTGTCAATGGAGTTCCTAATTTATACTAATACTGACAATGTTATTAAACTTTGTGACTGTGTAGAAAGTGACACTCTAAAAACACTTTTTCATAAGACTGAAAAACTATTTTTAAATAAAGACGAAGCAAATTCTATTATTGCTTTAGATAAAAAAATATATTATGTTGTAAAATCTTCTGTTTTAAAAACAGACCATACTGGTAAAAAAGTTGGATATTTATATGCAGCAAAACTTTTAAATAACACTATTAGTTCATATACTAATACAAGCTTTCAATTTATAAATTTAGTAAACAAAGAGATTGACTCTCCTGATGGAGTAATAAAACTAAATAATATGAAAGTAAAATATAAAACTTTAGAAGATAATAGTTTTATTGAAAATTATTTAGAACTAAGAGATGAAGAAGATAAATATATCACTACATTAAAAGTATCTAATTATAGAGATTATATTGTTCAAGGTAAAGAGACAACATTTATATTTAATATAATTATTGCAATAGTACTTGCAATAATATTTTACTTATCATATAGATATCAAATTATTACTAAAAACTATACTGAAAAATTAGAAAGAGATGTTCAAAGAAGAACAAAAGAGTTAAAACAATCAAACAAAGAGTTACATGAACTAGCTTATAAAGATTTCTTGACAAAAATAGACAATAGAAGAAGCTTTTTTATAAAAGTTCAAAAACTGTTAAAAGATACAATTTTTAGAAGAGATTTAGTTCATATTGTTATGATTGATGTGGATAACTTTAAACAAATAAATGACAAATATACACATGATATTGGTGATATTGTTCTTAAAAAATTTGCTTCTATACTAGAAAAACATATCTCTCATAATGATTTATGTGCAAGAATAGGGGGAGAAGAGTTTGTTATAGCTTTTAGTGATATTTCAACAGATGAAGTTATTAAAAAAGTAGAAGCTATTAGAAAAGAGACTGAACAAACAAAAATCATATTAGATAAAGATAGATTTTTTAATTTCACCGCTAGTTTTGGTATCAGTGATAATAAAGATACTAATAATATTGATAAGATTTTACATAAAGCAGATTCATATTTATATGAAGTTAAAAGAAATGGTAAAAATCATATAAGATATAGATAA
- a CDS encoding gamma-glutamylcyclotransferase produces the protein MYLFGYGSLINLNSAQKSFKREISYKDLIPVKIKGLKKVWNAIETVDFDDKKEVSTVFLNLQKDENSYANGVVIKITKEELELLKLREKNYSNIVINKEDVTNVNLDEDIITFMTTNEEKIAKKGDENCVIASKYIDILTNSFENYDEEFVKEYKQQTLSDFPFELKEGIYKFSDPIQNKLAKEGVNEQK, from the coding sequence ATGTATTTATTTGGATATGGCTCATTGATTAATTTAAATAGTGCACAAAAGTCATTTAAAAGAGAGATTTCATACAAAGATTTAATACCTGTAAAAATTAAAGGTTTAAAAAAAGTTTGGAATGCAATTGAAACAGTTGATTTTGATGATAAAAAAGAGGTAAGCACTGTATTTTTAAACTTGCAAAAAGATGAAAACTCTTATGCAAATGGAGTAGTTATAAAAATAACTAAAGAAGAATTGGAGTTATTAAAACTAAGAGAAAAAAACTACTCAAATATAGTTATAAATAAAGAAGATGTAACCAATGTGAATCTTGACGAAGATATAATTACTTTTATGACTACAAATGAAGAAAAAATAGCAAAAAAGGGCGATGAAAATTGTGTTATTGCTTCTAAGTATATTGATATTTTGACTAATTCATTTGAAAACTATGATGAAGAGTTTGTAAAAGAGTATAAACAACAAACCCTAAGTGATTTTCCTTTTGAGTTAAAAGAAGGAATATATAAATTCTCAGACCCAATTCAAAATAAATTAGCAAAAGAGGGTGTTAATGAACAAAAGTAA
- a CDS encoding ComEC/Rec2 family competence protein, translating into MKEYINYKNILVDEVFTTQVEVVNIYEKNNYKILKLKNSDFTFYSKTTKDFKKNDLLEVLFISKYINFYDYLKGFFAKALFIEKIEKQNSIKALLSSNIVNQHKDDTINEFFQAIFLAIPTSMKLREYFSKLGISHLIAISGFHLGLFCFFIYNLLFLFYKPLHSAIFNYRNIKFDLLILCSLFLLGYLIIIDFVPSFLRAFIMFILGVFFLRNNIKILSFNTLAFTLSLIVAFYPKYIFSLSLWFSIIGVFYVYLFLFYFQHKSKLFILIFFNIWIFMAMNPFVHYFFSITSYAQLLSFIITLLFTIFYPVMMFLHIVGYGGIFDEYLLNLLSFKISSYDVNVSLSFVIFYSVVSLLAIYKKIFFIVLNVLIFLFFVYAYL; encoded by the coding sequence ATGAAAGAGTACATAAACTATAAAAATATATTAGTTGATGAAGTTTTTACTACACAAGTAGAAGTAGTAAATATATATGAAAAAAATAATTATAAAATCTTAAAGTTAAAAAATAGTGATTTTACTTTTTATTCAAAAACTACAAAAGATTTTAAAAAGAATGATCTTTTAGAAGTTCTTTTTATAAGTAAATATATAAATTTTTATGATTATTTAAAAGGATTTTTTGCAAAAGCTCTTTTTATAGAAAAGATTGAAAAGCAAAACTCAATTAAAGCTTTATTATCTTCAAATATAGTAAATCAACATAAAGATGATACTATAAATGAGTTTTTTCAAGCTATATTTTTAGCTATACCTACATCTATGAAACTAAGAGAATATTTCTCTAAGCTTGGAATTTCACATCTTATTGCTATATCTGGTTTTCACCTTGGATTGTTTTGTTTTTTTATTTATAACTTACTATTTTTGTTCTACAAACCATTGCATAGTGCAATTTTTAATTATCGTAATATAAAGTTTGATTTGCTTATATTATGTTCTTTATTTTTACTTGGATATCTAATAATTATTGATTTTGTACCATCTTTTTTAAGAGCATTTATTATGTTTATTTTAGGAGTTTTTTTTCTAAGAAATAATATAAAGATTTTATCTTTTAATACTCTAGCTTTTACACTATCTTTGATTGTTGCTTTTTATCCTAAATATATATTTTCTTTATCTTTATGGTTTTCTATTATTGGTGTTTTTTATGTATATTTATTTTTGTTCTATTTTCAACATAAATCAAAACTATTTATACTTATATTCTTTAATATTTGGATATTTATGGCAATGAATCCTTTTGTGCATTATTTCTTTTCTATTACTTCATATGCACAACTTTTATCATTTATAATTACTTTACTTTTTACTATATTTTATCCTGTGATGATGTTTTTACATATTGTTGGATATGGTGGAATTTTTGATGAGTATTTACTTAACTTACTTAGTTTTAAGATAAGTAGTTATGATGTGAATGTAAGTCTATCTTTTGTGATTTTTTATTCTGTTGTATCTTTATTAGCTATATATAAAAAGATATTTTTTATAGTATTAAATGTTTTGATTTTTTTGTTTTTTGTTTATGCATATTTATAA